One Rosa chinensis cultivar Old Blush chromosome 3, RchiOBHm-V2, whole genome shotgun sequence DNA window includes the following coding sequences:
- the LOC112192161 gene encoding fasciclin-like arabinogalactan protein 15: MDSHIYGRSSLSSFFFVVFLTLFSLSSAAALPRNPKPLPPKSNSSAQINSNSVLVALLDSHYTELAELVEKALLLQTLEEAVGQHNITIFAPRNEALERQLDPEFKRFLLEPGNLKSLQTLLMFHIIPTRIGSTQWPMDSGSGRHRTLCKNEHLHLSSKDSGGKKAVDSAEVVRPDDVIRPDGLIHGIERVLIPRSVQEDFNRRRSLRSISAVIPEGAPEVDPRTHRLKKPAPPVPAGAPPVLPIYDALAPGPSLAPAPAPGPGGPRHHFDGMSQVKDFIHTLLHYGGYNEMADILVNLTSLATEMGRLVSEGYVLTVLAPNDEAMAKLTTDQLSEPGAPEQIVYYHIIPEYQTEESMYNSVRRFGKVQYDTLRLPHRVVAQEADGSVKFGSGDVSAYLFDPDIYTDGRISVQGIDEVLFPVEEEKKATPVVKAAAAKPRRGKLMEVACSMLGTLGHFSTCQ; this comes from the exons ATGGACTCTCACATCTATGGTCGCTCCtccctctcctccttcttcttcgtcGTCTTCCTCACTCTCTTCTCACTCTCCTCCGCCGCCGCATTGCCTcgcaacccaaaacccttgcCCCCCAAATCCAACTCCTCCGCCCAGATAAACTCCAACTCCGTCCTCGTCGCCCTCCTCGACTCGCATTACACCGAGCTCGCCGAGCTCGTCGAGAAGGCCCTGCTTCTCCAGACCCTCGAGGAAGCCGTAGGCCAGCACAACATAACCATCTTCGCGCCCAGAAATGAGGCCTTGGAGCGCCAATTGGACCCCGAATTCAAGCGCTTCTTGCTCGAACCCGGTAACTTGAAGTCCCTCCAGACCCTCCTCATGTTCCACATTATCCCCACCCGTATCGGCTCCACTCAGTGGCCCATGGATTCCGGGTCGGGTCGCCACCGCACCCTCTGTAAAAACGAGCATCTCCACCTCTCCAGCAAAGACTCCGGCGGCAAAAAGGCTGTGGACTCTGCGGAGGTTGTCCGACCCGACGACGTGATCCGACCCGACGGCCTGATCCACGGAATCGAAAGAGTCCTAATTCCTCGCTCAGTGCAAGAAGACTTCAACCGGAGAAGAAGTTTACGGTCGATTTCCGCCGTTATACCCGAGGGTGCCCCGGAAGTGGATCCGAGAACCCACCGACTGAAGAAACCCGCACCGCCAGTACCCGCCGGAGCCCCGCCGGTTCTGCCCATTTACGACGCTTTGGCGCCGGGTCCTTCTCTAGCTCCGGCTCCTGCACCCGGACCCGGCGGCCCCCGCCACCACTTTGACGGCATGAGCCAGGTTAAGGACTTCATCCACACACTTTTGCATTACGGCGGGTACAACGAAATGGCCGATATTCTGGTAAACCTGACCTCGCTGGCGACGGAGATGGGCCGGTTAGTCTCAGAGGGTTACGTTCTGACGGTTTTGGCGCCAAATGATGAGGCGATGGCGAAGCTGACGACGGACCAATTGAGCGAACCGGGTGCGCCGGAGCAGATTGTTTACTATCATATCATACCGGAATACCAAACGGAGGAGAGTATGTACAATTCCGTCAGGAGATTCGGGAAGGTGCAATACGATACGCTGAGGCTGCCGCACAGGGTTGTGGCCCAGGAGGCTGATGGGTCGGTGAAATTCGGGTCGGGCGATGTGTCGGCGTATCTTTTCGACCCGGATATCTATACGGACGGTCGGATTTCGGTGCAAGGTATTGATGAGGTTCTGTTTCCGgttgaagaagagaagaaagcaaCCCCGGTTGTTAAGGCCGCTGCTGCTAAGCCCAGAAGAG GGAAGTTGATGGAAGTAGCTTGTAGTATGCTTGGAACTCTTGGGCACTTCAGTACATGTCAATGA